GCGTCGCCAGTGGCGGGCACCCGGAACCCCTTCCACGAGCTGCACCAGGTGGCGGCAGAGATCCCAAAGACGGCCACCCCGTTGCAGGTGGCGTTCGGCATGGGGCATCAGGCCTGTGATCACGTCCGAGGCTTTCACGGTCCGTGGAGCATCGCCATAGATCAGGGCATCCATCGCTGCCCAGCGCAGAGGATGGGCATAGGCGGCCCGGCCAACCATTGCGCCATCGCAGTGATTCAGAGCAGACAGGCACTGCTCTGGGGTATCGAGTCCGCCGTTGAGCTCGATCATGAGCTCGGGCCTTCGTTGCTTGAGCGCGATCACTCGCTCGTGCTGTAACGGAGGGATCGTGCGGTTCTGTTTGGGATCGAGGCCATCCAGCCAGGCTTTGCGCGCATGCACGCTGAAGCGGGTGGCACCGGCCGCGGCCACTTGATCCACGAAAGCAGTGAGCAGGGTGTCGCTATCCAGATCATCAATACCAACCCGGTGTTTCACCGTCACCGGCAGGGCACTGGCGGTCACCATCGCTTCTACGCAGCGGGCGACGCGTTCGGGTTCTGCCATTAGGCAGGCTCCAAAATTGCCGGCCTGAACTCGAGGGCTTGGGCAGCCCACATTGAGGTTGATTTCGTCATAGCCCCAGTCCGCTGCCATGCGAGCGGCCTCGGCGAGCAGTGATGGCTGATCGCCGCCAACTTGCAGTGCGATCGGATGCTCCTCTACATCGAAGTCGAGTAGGCGTTCCCTTCGCTTGGTGTAGTGAAGTGCCTGGGCCACCACCATTTCGCTATACAGCAATGCATGACAGCTGATTTGGCGCATCAGCTGGCGGAAATGCCGGTCTGTGCAGTCCAGCATTGGAGCGATGCTGAAGCGCCAGCAAGGTTCCCGATCGGTTCTGGTGAGGGAATCCATCCCTCCATGCTGCCTGGTTCCTGGTTCCGAGTTGTTTAGAACGGTTGAAGCAACGACGCGACATCTGTGATGCCCTCCAGCTTCGAAAAGTGGCTATTGAGCAGGCGCTCCATGCTGTTCGCCGCGATTTCAGGGCTGGTTGGTGTTTTCCGGGCTCCGAAGCAGGTTGCCGCTGCCTCCGATGCATCGGATTCCAAGTGGGATCTCTCCGATCAGGAATGGAAGAAACGTTTGTCGTCGGATTCGTATCAGGTGCTTCGCAGGGAAGGCACCGAGCCCCCGTTCACCAGTGAGCTCAATAGTGAGAAGAGATCAGGTATTTATCACTGTGCGGGTTGCGATCTGTCGTTGTTCTCATCGCAGGCCAAGTTCGACAGTGGCACGGGTTGGCCAAGCTTCTGGCAGCCCCTGCCAGGTGCCATCGACACGAAAGTAGATTTCAAGTTGATTGTTCCGCGCACGGAATACCACTGCAGCCGCTGTGGCGGCCACCAGGGTCATGTGTTCAATGACGGTCCCAGGCCCACCGGCAAGCGCTACTGCAACAACGGAGTCGCTCTGCGCTTCCAGGCCGCTTGATCTGATTGTGATCGGTGGTGGTCCTGCTGGTTACATGGCAGCGATCACTGCGGCTGAGAAGGGTTTGCGCGAGGTTGTGGTTCTGGAGGCAACGCCGGAGCCACTTCAGAAGGTGCGCATCAGTGGTGGTGGCCGCTGCAATGTCACGCACGCCTGCTGGGACCCCGTCGAACTGTCCAGCCATTACCCCCGTGGCAGTCGACCGTTGCGGGGTCCGTTCAGTCGTTTCGCCTGTGGTGATGCGATCGCCTGGTTTGATGACCATGGCCTCACCCTTGTTGAGGAACAAGACGGACGCATGTTTCCGCAGCAGAACCGTTCCGAGGCGGTGATCCACTGCTTGCAGAACGCCGCGACTCGGGTGGGTGTGCAGCTGCGGACCAAGGTGATGGTGCAGCGGGTTGAGGTGCAGAGGGATGGTGGTTTTGTGGTTGATGGGCGTGGGCTTGATCAGCCATTGAAGGCTCGCAATGTGATGTTGGCCACCGGTGGTCATCCCAGTGGTCGAACGCTCGCGGAGTCCCTCGGTCATCACGTGGTGCCGCCTGTTCCTTCGTTGTTCAGCCTGTCGCTGCAGTCCAAAGCACTTGCCGCCTGCAGTGGCATTGCCATTGATGAGGTGAGCCTTGATCTGAAGCTCGGGGATCAGCGCTTCCGGCAAACCGGTCGGGTCCTGATCACCCATCGCGGACTCAGTGGTCCGGCAACGCTGCGACTCTCGGCTTTTGCCGCTCGGGCGCTTCACGACAGCCACTACAAGGGCGAACTGAAGGTGGACTGGAGTGGGGGCCTGGGCCGTCAGGGTGTTGAGCAGAGGCTGCGGCAGTGGCGGGTGGACATGGCACGTCGCACCTTGATTTCGGCCAAACCGTTTGAGCACTTGCCGCGTCGCTTGTGGCAGGCTTTTCTGTCTGCTGTTGCTGTGGATGGTGAGCGCCGTTGGGCGGATCTGCCGTTGAAGGTTGAACGCCAGCTGGTCGATATTCTCTGCGCTCAGCGCCTGCTGATTCAGGGCCGCGGCCCATTTGGTGAGGAGTTCGTCACTGCTGGTGGAGTGGCCCTCGGCGAGGTGAATCTGGCCACGATGGCAAGTCGTCGCTGTCCAGGGCTCTATGTCGCCGGTGAGCTGCTGGATGTGGATGGTGTCACCGGTGGATTCAACTTCCAGGCTTGCTGGAGTGGCGGCTGGCTGGCTGGCCAGGCCATCGCCGCCGCCAAATCCCAGCTGGTGACTACTGAATCTGATCAAACACCGTGAACATCGGCAGATACATCGCCAGCAGGATCGAACCAACGATGCCACCCACCACCACGATCATCGCCGGCTCCAGCATTGAGGTGAGTGCTTTGACTGACGCGGATACCTCGTCTTCATAGAAGTCGGCCACCTTGCTGAGCATCTGGTCCATTTCTCCGGTCTCTTCGCCGATCGAAAGCATGCTCAGGGCCATATCGGGCAACACTTTCTGCCGTGTCAGAGCTGTGCTCAGCAGCACCCCTTCCTGAACCAGCGCTCTTGAGTCGAGGATCGCGTCGGAAATGATCGAATTGCCTGCCGTTTCACTGGAGATCTCTAGCGCCATCAGGATTGGGACGCCTGCTCGACTCAGTGAGCTGAAGATCCTGCAGAACTGGGCGGTTGCCGTTTTCATGATGAGGTCTCCGAACAGGGGCACTTTGAGCATCAAGCGATCCACCACACGCCGCCCCTTATCGGTCGCGTAATAACGGCTGAACAGCCATACAGCCACAAGAAGACCACCGGCAAACAGCAGAGCTGCGGATGAGCGCAGAAGCTCGCTCAGGTCCACCATTACCTGGGTGAACAGTGGTAATTCCGCGCCCAGATCTTCGAAGATCCCCGCGAAGGTTGGAATCAGGAAGATGGTCATCCCCAGGAACACCAGGATGGCGATCACCAGCACCGCCACGGGGTAACCGAGTGCACCCTTGATCTGGTTCTGCAGGCGGGCATTGTCTTCCAGAAGCTTGGCCAGCCGTTTCAGTGATTCATCCAGCACCCCGCCGGCTTCACCGGCTTCCACCATGGCCACGGTGAGCTGGTCGAACACTTTGGGCCACTGACGCATCGCAGTGCCCATCGCGGTGCCCTGGTTCACTTCCGTGCCCACTGCAGTGAGCGCTTTTTTGAACATCGGCAGCTTCTGCTGAGTGGTCATCAGATCGAGGCTGCGCACGATCGGCACCCCTGCATCCACCAGCACCGCCAGCTTGCTGGCCCAGACTGCTTTTTCCTTCACGCCTGGAGGTTTTTGGAAAGCTTCTCCCAGATCGATTGAGAGCAAGCTCCCGCCGGATGTTCCATCGGCTTTGGCAGAGGTTTCCTTTTTCCTGTTCCGTCCAGAACCGGTTTCACTGGCACGCCATTCGGTGGCTTTGATGCCGCGTCGTCTCAACTGACGCTTGGCCGTGGCCAAATCGTTGGCTTTGAGCGTCAGCGTCCGCTCCTGACCGGTCGCGGAGGTGTAGGTGGCAGTGAATGTGGCCATGGTGGGAGTGGACCTCTCAGCTGCCGACAAGTCGCTCAAGCTCAGCAGGTTTGCTGGCTTTGGCCAATGCTTCCTGTAGAGCGATGTCGCCATCGCTCACGAGATTTTCCAGGGTCTGCATCCCCTGTTCACCGCCGGTTTGGATCTGTGAGTACAGCTGGGCGGTCTTGCCTTCGCGAATCAGGTTGGCGATGGCCGGCGTATTGATCATGATTTCCTGCGCCATGACTCGGCCAAACTGACCAGGTTCGGGATTGCTGCGACGACAGAGCGTCTGGGAGAAGACCGCCACCAGACTTCCGGACAGTTGCACGCGGATCTGGGTTTGCTGTGCGGGTGGGAACACATCCACCATGCGGTCCACGGTTTGGGCGGCAGAACTGGTGTGCAGAGTGCCGAAGACGAGGTGACCGGTCTCCGCGGCACTGATGGCCAGCTGAATGGTTTCCAAGTCGCGCATTTCACCCACCAGGATCACGTCCGGGTCTTCGCGCAGGGCTGCTCTCAGTGCATTGCCAAAACTGCGGGTGTCTTCATTGAGCTGGCGCTGGTGCACCAGGCTTCGGTCGCTTTTGTAGACGAATTCGATTGGGTCCTCAATGGTGAGGATGTGTTCGGCACGGGTGTGATTGATGTGATCGAGCAGCGCCGCCAGGGTGGTGGTCTTGCCTGAGCCTGTTGGTCCGGTGACCAGCACCAGTCCTCTTGGTCGCTTGCTGGTTTCCACCACCACGGGTGGGAGGTTCAGCAATTCGATGCTTGGGATCGTGCTGCCCAGTG
This genomic window from Synechococcus sp. MIT S9220 contains:
- the dusA gene encoding tRNA dihydrouridine(20/20a) synthase DusA, with amino-acid sequence MDSLTRTDREPCWRFSIAPMLDCTDRHFRQLMRQISCHALLYSEMVVAQALHYTKRRERLLDFDVEEHPIALQVGGDQPSLLAEAARMAADWGYDEINLNVGCPSPRVQAGNFGACLMAEPERVARCVEAMVTASALPVTVKHRVGIDDLDSDTLLTAFVDQVAAAGATRFSVHARKAWLDGLDPKQNRTIPPLQHERVIALKQRRPELMIELNGGLDTPEQCLSALNHCDGAMVGRAAYAHPLRWAAMDALIYGDAPRTVKASDVITGLMPHAERHLQRGGRLWDLCRHLVQLVEGVPGARHWRRDLGEQAQRAGADLSVLEHSARQLTDAGL
- the msrB gene encoding peptide-methionine (R)-S-oxide reductase MsrB, with protein sequence MPSSFEKWLLSRRSMLFAAISGLVGVFRAPKQVAAASDASDSKWDLSDQEWKKRLSSDSYQVLRREGTEPPFTSELNSEKRSGIYHCAGCDLSLFSSQAKFDSGTGWPSFWQPLPGAIDTKVDFKLIVPRTEYHCSRCGGHQGHVFNDGPRPTGKRYCNNGVALRFQAA
- a CDS encoding NAD(P)/FAD-dependent oxidoreductase: MTVPGPPASATATTESLCASRPLDLIVIGGGPAGYMAAITAAEKGLREVVVLEATPEPLQKVRISGGGRCNVTHACWDPVELSSHYPRGSRPLRGPFSRFACGDAIAWFDDHGLTLVEEQDGRMFPQQNRSEAVIHCLQNAATRVGVQLRTKVMVQRVEVQRDGGFVVDGRGLDQPLKARNVMLATGGHPSGRTLAESLGHHVVPPVPSLFSLSLQSKALAACSGIAIDEVSLDLKLGDQRFRQTGRVLITHRGLSGPATLRLSAFAARALHDSHYKGELKVDWSGGLGRQGVEQRLRQWRVDMARRTLISAKPFEHLPRRLWQAFLSAVAVDGERRWADLPLKVERQLVDILCAQRLLIQGRGPFGEEFVTAGGVALGEVNLATMASRRCPGLYVAGELLDVDGVTGGFNFQACWSGGWLAGQAIAAAKSQLVTTESDQTP
- a CDS encoding type II secretion system F family protein, which produces MATFTATYTSATGQERTLTLKANDLATAKRQLRRRGIKATEWRASETGSGRNRKKETSAKADGTSGGSLLSIDLGEAFQKPPGVKEKAVWASKLAVLVDAGVPIVRSLDLMTTQQKLPMFKKALTAVGTEVNQGTAMGTAMRQWPKVFDQLTVAMVEAGEAGGVLDESLKRLAKLLEDNARLQNQIKGALGYPVAVLVIAILVFLGMTIFLIPTFAGIFEDLGAELPLFTQVMVDLSELLRSSAALLFAGGLLVAVWLFSRYYATDKGRRVVDRLMLKVPLFGDLIMKTATAQFCRIFSSLSRAGVPILMALEISSETAGNSIISDAILDSRALVQEGVLLSTALTRQKVLPDMALSMLSIGEETGEMDQMLSKVADFYEDEVSASVKALTSMLEPAMIVVVGGIVGSILLAMYLPMFTVFDQIQ
- a CDS encoding type IV pilus twitching motility protein PilT — encoded protein: MELMIEDLMQELVEKGGSDLHIASGQPPFGRFSGQLRAMREEALQEESCNRLIFSMLNNSQRKTLEQTWELDCAYGLKGVARFRVNVYRQKGSYAACLRALGSTIPSIELLNLPPVVVETSKRPRGLVLVTGPTGSGKTTTLAALLDHINHTRAEHILTIEDPIEFVYKSDRSLVHQRQLNEDTRSFGNALRAALREDPDVILVGEMRDLETIQLAISAAETGHLVFGTLHTSSAAQTVDRMVDVFPPAQQTQIRVQLSGSLVAVFSQTLCRRSNPEPGQFGRVMAQEIMINTPAIANLIREGKTAQLYSQIQTGGEQGMQTLENLVSDGDIALQEALAKASKPAELERLVGS